The following are from one region of the Longimicrobium sp. genome:
- a CDS encoding four helix bundle protein, protein MKVSRFEELIAWQKAKALCVRVYRATAKGQFAKDFGLRDQIQRAAVSVMSNIAEGFDRNSRPEFARFLTFARGSAGEVRSQLYLAAELGYLHPEEAAALIEACNEVTRILVALRKSLDRSY, encoded by the coding sequence ATGAAAGTCTCGCGCTTCGAGGAGCTGATCGCGTGGCAGAAGGCTAAGGCGTTGTGTGTGCGGGTTTACCGAGCCACGGCCAAGGGGCAGTTCGCGAAGGACTTCGGCCTGCGTGACCAGATACAGCGGGCTGCGGTGTCCGTGATGTCGAACATCGCGGAGGGATTCGACCGGAATAGTCGTCCCGAGTTCGCGCGCTTTCTGACGTTCGCCCGAGGATCGGCGGGCGAGGTCCGGAGTCAGCTGTACCTGGCGGCAGAACTCGGATATTTGCACCCTGAGGAAGCCGCGGCACTGATCGAAGCGTGCAACGAAGTGACGCGCATCCTTGTCGCGCTACGCAAATCGCTGGACCGCAGTTACTAG